A window from Leguminivora glycinivorella isolate SPB_JAAS2020 chromosome 16, LegGlyc_1.1, whole genome shotgun sequence encodes these proteins:
- the LOC125235011 gene encoding uncharacterized protein C1orf112 homolog produces MDDSQSSDLLSNSIDSCNSPQNMESIPYDALLKKTKDSLNEYLRNGISKTSLSSHFSSLLEDCNTCISQSMDIIIGLLVDTVVYYTTLIDYMEDAVCLLQMLSNFIKTIMESVSLSCHTMSTFPVLTGNIVMVVFNHCKDSETVYGKHLKHVEKQLKDLFRTCHELQLTYLMVMEKHFIFDLTEKEEQDILLKALDINLAIGEIVQTLDVKTMAEQWKAYTAICEKYSNFLSDKVIFQDCTKILCSMTMNNINTALQPNIEDKIVIRSLKIASFTTKIILKLCGIFKTASGRNYTNILELFVFIYKHNGPYLELVNRKSSQFVNHVTVLIHNPSDLLLAQLICDDVFSQSCLHFNTETLRKKDGMYGYIILLTSAMARALDKNNAANEFKLNVIRCLFNVLPKCHIWFNKGLKFNTKYRSHGLYEHTLIHTIALASTLSCEQYTVLEQLMYEALLSTDCWSAVFASDLWVALARSNGELILTQMAFLCKTYKTLENNPLFHDSPQKVHLSYTIARLFELIETRDKIKLYENYNLALWAPLQIKNMPSEVQEKAVEDIINELLTKFEKFHSSNMLSENEIRQMSKLMKAASTCRFVDGDDTFEDYVIKVWLKSCPKNRLVLNQSCLDKSHMWYLEHLDALVDLTKAMTRLKKDDAALAKILHVLANIAQLGNTELNLVILDLLCQLALQTCNEDKNALESLINEAFKIIIQKSDNVIHNCLLTYLRKHTEHNNYEYVVAQVFSLDDSLQEIYSSFLQGATYDTEQWNHLTSVYSSYAHKCIESPVVELLSSGSSRERNSSNFEFADIDSLFGDNDSEPASKKAKYTNEGRLGEIIARLEADSILLSSEKENVFSTEEISRIRIVCDRLRNIID; encoded by the exons ATGGATGATTCTCAGAGCTCCGATTTACTCTCAAATAGCATAGACTCCTGTAACAGTCCTCAAAAT ATGGAATCTATACCGTATGATGCTCTTCTGAAGAAAACCAAGGACTCACTTAACGAGTACCTTCGGAATGGAATTTCGAAAACATCGTTGTCTTCGCATTTCAGTTCCTTACTGGAGGACTGCAATACTTGTATTTCTCAG AGTATGGACATCATAATTGGCCTTCTAGTAGATACTGTTGTCTACTATACAACCTTGATAGACTACATGGAAGATGCAGTATGCCTTCTGCAAATGTTGTCAAATTTTATTAAGACAATTATGGAGTCTGTGTCCTTGTCCTGTCACACAATGAGCACTTTCCCAGTGTTGACTGGGAATATTGTTATGGTGGTTTTTAACCACTGTAAGGATAG TGAGACAGTGTATGGCAAACACTTGAAACATGTTGAGAAGCAACTTAAAGACTTGTTCCGAACTTGCCATGAACTGCAACTGACATACTTGATGGTGATGGAGAAACACTTCATCTTTGATTTGACAGAGAAAGAAGAACAGGATATACTTTTGAAag CATTGGATATCAACTTGGCTATTGGAGAAATAGTGCAAACGCTAGACGTGAAGACAATGGCAGAGCAATGGAAGGCTTACACTGCCATCTGTGAGAAATATTCTAATTTCCTGAGCGATAAAGTAATCTTTCAGGACTGTACGAAAATACTCTGTTCAATGACAATGAATAACATCAACACTGCCTTACAG CCAAATATTGAAGATAAAATAGTAATCAGGTCTTTGAAAATAGCAAGTTTCACAACTAAAATAATTCTGAAACTTTGTGGCATATTCAAAACAGCTTCAGGGAGAAATTATACCAACATACTggagttatttgtttttatttacaa gCACAATGGCCCTTACTTGGAGCTGGTGAACAGGAAATCATCTCAATTTGTGAATCACGTAACTGTTCTAATACACAATCCAAGTGATCTACTTTTAGCACAACTGATTTGTGACGACGTGTTCTCCCAA TCTTGTCTACATTTCAACACAGAAACACTAAGGAAGAAGGACGGAATGTACGGCTATATCATTCTGCTTACTTCTGCTATGGCAAGAGCTTTGGATAAAAATAATGCAGCAAACGAATTTAAACTGAATGTCATTCGTTGCTTATTTAATGTGCTACCCAAAT GTCACATCTGGTTCAACAAAGGTCTCAAGTTCAACACAAAGTACAGGTCACACGGTCTGTACGAGCACACACTCATTCACACCATTGCCTTAGCGTCGACGTTGAGTTGTGAGCAGTATACAGTCCTGGAGCAGTTGATGTATGAGGCCCTGTTGAGTACTGACTGCTGGAGTGCTGTGTTTGCTTCTGACTTGTGGGTTGCATTGGCGAG aagtaATGGTGAATTAATACTAACACAAATGGCCTTCCTCTgcaaaacgtataaaacattagaaaacaACCCCTTATTTCATGACTCTCCTCAAAAAGTGCATTTGAGCTACACTATAGCCAGATTGTTTGAGCTAATAGAAACCAGAGACAAAATAAAGTTGTACGAAAATTATAATTTGGCACTATGGGCACCTTTGCAAATCAAAAACATGCCTTCCGAAGTTCAGGAGAAAGCCGTTGAAGATATTATCAATGAGTTACTTACGAAATTTGAGAAGTTTCATTCGTCAAATATGCTGAGTGAAAACGAGATAAGGCAAATG AGTAAACTAATGAAAGCTGCCTCCACCTGTAGATTCGTGGACGGAGATGACACCTTCGAAGACTATGTAATCAAAGTGTGGCTGAAATCTTGCCCAAAGAACAGATTAGTACTGAATCAGAGTTGTTTGGATAAAAGTCATATGTGGTATTTAGAGCATTTGGACGCACTGGTAGATTTGACGAAGGCAATGACACGATTGAAGAAAGATGATGCAGCCCTTGCTAAG ATTCTTCACGTCCTAGCAAATATAGCACAACTTGGCAATACAGAACTAAACTTAGTAATACTCGACCTTTTATGTCAACTGGCGCTACAAACGTGCAACGAAGATAAAAATGCCCTAGAATCCCTAATAAATGAAGCTTTTAAAATCATTATACAAAAAAGCGATAACGTGATACATAATTGTTTATTAACATATCTTCGAAAACACACAGAACATAATAACTACGAATATGTTGTAGCGCAAGTGTTTAGTTTAGACGACTCTTTGCAAGAAATCTACAGTTCTTTTCTTCAGGGCGCTACTTATGATACAGAACAATGGAATCACTTAACTTCTGTATACAGTTCTTACGCTCACAAATGTATTGAGTCTCCCGTCGTGGAGTTATTAAGTTCGGGATCGTCGAGGGAAAGAAacagtagtaactttgaatttgCCGATATTGATTCTTTGTTTGGAGACAATGACTCTGAACCAGCAAGTAAAAAAGCTAAATATACAAACGAAGGCAGACTAGGAGAGATTATAGCCCGTTTAGAAGCAGACTCGATACTGCTTTCAAGTGAAAAGGAGAATGTATTTAGTACTGAAGAGATTTCTAGAATAAGGATTGTGTGTGATCGGTTGAGAAATATAATTGATTGA